A single window of Mycolicibacterium madagascariense DNA harbors:
- a CDS encoding acyltransferase family protein, with amino-acid sequence MSTRSRGNETGGKVQHHNVFRRDVHGLRAVAVLAVVLFHAGVPGVGGGFVGVDVFFVISGFVITGLLWREASATGTIGLRRFYGARARRLLPTAAVVAVVTMIASAILLSPLQVRSVGMDGIASALYLNNYVLIGAGVNYFGKHDLVSPSPFQHCWSLGVEEQFYLVWPLLIVGIAWVVRRVRRVGAKADATVSVRPFAIVLAVVAVLSFGSSVVLTYVIPPVAFYSLPTRAWQLALGGMVALTASRWRRLPFPWAVLTGVTGLLMIGWAATRFDAATHYPGVAAAMPALGAALIIGAGGAAPTRGVGLVLGSPRLRRIGDLSYSWYLWHWPVLVLAPVVIGHPLGLTARLAAVLLSAGLAALTLRLVENPLRFAPRIRRSPWASLTLGGASSAVAVCVCAAVLVQTPDPVGRGPATASMVVTDTPIPPGSDVAAFDAAVRDVFGQVQAAVAASLRTTAVPSNLNPPLTDQFAQQLAIAGHGCLVVLPFDDVQPDCTVGDLTSSTSIALVGDSRAAMLDPAFQRIATQRHWRLQMMAKAGCSITDLPVASEFNGVAELFDRCPQWRSQVMARLAAAPPDLIVVSSARAYDANGAHTMVPGLHMYDHAWLDSLTRLVRALRATGARVLVLGPTPDPPAPVPQCLSAHLDDALACAPTRRASGKDASGMAAESTATGAGGGQYADLTALFCASERCPVIVGNTMVYFDSGHLTHEYSELLAPAMGALVERALAGN; translated from the coding sequence GTGAGCACGCGTTCGCGCGGAAACGAGACCGGCGGGAAGGTTCAGCACCACAACGTCTTTCGCCGCGACGTCCACGGCCTGCGCGCCGTCGCGGTGCTGGCCGTCGTCCTCTTCCACGCCGGCGTGCCCGGCGTCGGCGGGGGTTTCGTCGGTGTGGACGTGTTCTTCGTCATCTCGGGTTTCGTCATCACCGGCCTCCTGTGGCGCGAGGCCAGCGCCACCGGCACCATCGGACTGCGCAGGTTCTACGGGGCGAGGGCACGTCGCCTGCTCCCGACGGCGGCGGTCGTCGCGGTCGTCACGATGATCGCCTCGGCAATCCTGCTGTCCCCGCTGCAGGTCCGATCGGTCGGCATGGACGGGATCGCCAGCGCGCTGTACCTCAACAACTACGTGCTCATCGGGGCGGGGGTGAACTACTTCGGCAAGCACGATCTAGTGTCGCCCAGTCCCTTTCAGCATTGCTGGTCACTCGGCGTCGAGGAGCAGTTCTATCTCGTCTGGCCCCTCCTGATCGTCGGGATCGCCTGGGTCGTTCGACGCGTGCGCCGGGTGGGCGCCAAGGCCGACGCCACGGTTTCGGTGCGGCCGTTCGCGATCGTCCTCGCGGTGGTCGCCGTCCTCTCGTTCGGGTCTTCGGTCGTCCTGACCTATGTGATCCCACCCGTCGCGTTCTATTCGCTGCCCACCAGGGCGTGGCAGTTGGCCCTCGGCGGCATGGTGGCGCTTACGGCGTCACGATGGCGCCGCCTGCCTTTCCCGTGGGCCGTGCTCACTGGCGTGACTGGTCTGCTCATGATCGGTTGGGCCGCAACCCGATTTGACGCTGCGACGCACTACCCCGGCGTCGCCGCAGCGATGCCCGCACTCGGCGCGGCCCTGATCATCGGGGCCGGTGGTGCCGCTCCGACCCGCGGGGTCGGCCTCGTCCTGGGATCACCTCGTCTGCGGAGGATCGGCGACCTGTCGTACTCCTGGTACCTCTGGCACTGGCCGGTGCTGGTGCTGGCCCCGGTCGTAATCGGGCACCCGCTCGGGCTCACCGCGCGGCTGGCGGCGGTCCTGCTGTCTGCCGGGCTCGCGGCACTGACACTGCGCCTCGTCGAGAACCCCCTGCGCTTCGCTCCCCGGATCCGCCGCTCACCGTGGGCGAGCCTGACGCTCGGCGGCGCGTCGAGCGCGGTGGCGGTCTGCGTCTGCGCCGCGGTGCTCGTCCAGACTCCCGATCCGGTGGGCCGCGGACCGGCCACCGCATCCATGGTCGTCACCGACACGCCGATCCCGCCGGGATCCGACGTAGCGGCCTTCGATGCCGCGGTGCGCGACGTGTTCGGTCAGGTCCAGGCCGCCGTCGCGGCGTCACTGCGCACGACCGCCGTCCCATCGAATCTGAATCCGCCTCTGACCGACCAGTTCGCGCAACAGTTGGCGATCGCCGGCCACGGGTGCCTCGTGGTGTTGCCGTTCGATGACGTGCAACCCGATTGCACGGTCGGTGATCTCACCTCGTCGACGTCGATCGCGCTCGTCGGCGACTCGCGGGCGGCGATGCTCGACCCGGCGTTCCAACGGATCGCCACGCAGCGGCACTGGCGTCTGCAGATGATGGCCAAGGCGGGCTGCTCGATCACCGATCTTCCCGTCGCCAGCGAGTTCAACGGCGTGGCCGAACTATTCGACCGCTGTCCGCAGTGGCGCAGTCAGGTCATGGCCCGGCTGGCCGCGGCGCCGCCCGACCTGATCGTGGTGAGCTCGGCCCGCGCCTACGACGCCAACGGCGCGCACACGATGGTGCCCGGCCTGCACATGTACGACCACGCGTGGCTCGACAGCCTGACCCGCCTGGTTCGCGCGCTGCGGGCCACCGGCGCCAGGGTCCTGGTTCTCGGGCCGACCCCGGATCCGCCCGCCCCGGTACCGCAGTGCCTCTCGGCACACCTCGACGACGCCCTGGCCTGCGCGCCGACGCGGCGCGCGAGCGGGAAGGACGCGTCCGGGATGGCGGCCGAGTCGACCGCCACCGGGGCCGGCGGCGGGCAGTACGCCGACCTCACCGCATTGTTCTGCGCCTCGGAACGCTGCCCGGTCATCGTCGGGAACACGATGGTCTACTTCGACTCGGGTCATCTGACGCACGAGTACTCCGAGCTTCTGGCCCCCGCCATGGGCGCCCTGGTCGAACGCGCGCTGGCCGGTAATTGA
- the arfA gene encoding channel-forming protein ArfA/OmpATb encodes MSKRLLGALALALLLPLAGCGGSSGNAPSAAPSSTTTTSAAAAAPYGAMTIARTGNGFTLTGEVPDEALLKGLPDGIRQAMPGAVIVDHLTVKPGVKPPEFGGLGALFGTAVETKGFNATLANGTVTLTGQTDTAETRAAVEDSAKTTWPNAPVVNHIEVTSVTPGPAPAGSCADLRATVQTLSATPITFATNSSGLNAAARGAVGRIADAVKPCPTAKLVVTGYTDSTGTDAINVPLSAGRASAVANALVADGIPSANLTSSGAGASKPLGDNGTPAGRAQNRRVEITVG; translated from the coding sequence GTGTCGAAACGCCTGCTGGGCGCGCTCGCCCTGGCCCTGCTGCTGCCTCTCGCCGGGTGCGGCGGGTCCTCGGGCAACGCCCCGTCGGCGGCGCCGTCATCGACGACCACGACGTCGGCCGCGGCGGCCGCACCCTACGGCGCCATGACGATCGCGCGGACCGGCAACGGGTTCACGCTGACCGGCGAGGTGCCCGACGAGGCCCTGCTGAAGGGTCTGCCCGATGGGATCAGGCAGGCCATGCCCGGCGCGGTCATCGTCGATCACCTCACCGTCAAGCCCGGTGTAAAACCGCCGGAGTTCGGCGGGCTGGGGGCGCTCTTCGGCACGGCGGTGGAGACCAAGGGCTTCAACGCGACCCTCGCCAACGGCACCGTCACCCTGACCGGTCAGACCGACACCGCGGAAACCCGGGCGGCCGTTGAGGATTCGGCCAAGACGACGTGGCCGAACGCGCCCGTGGTCAACCACATCGAGGTCACCTCGGTGACGCCGGGTCCCGCGCCGGCCGGGTCGTGTGCCGATCTTCGAGCCACCGTGCAGACGCTGTCCGCGACGCCGATCACGTTCGCCACCAACTCCTCCGGTCTGAACGCCGCCGCCAGGGGCGCCGTCGGGCGGATCGCCGACGCGGTCAAGCCGTGCCCGACCGCCAAGCTCGTCGTCACCGGGTACACCGACTCCACCGGTACCGACGCGATCAACGTTCCCCTCAGTGCGGGCCGCGCGTCGGCGGTCGCGAACGCCCTCGTCGCCGATGGCATTCCGAGTGCCAACCTGACGTCCAGCGGTGCCGGGGCGTCGAAACCGTTGGGAGACAACGGCACGCCTGCCGGAAGGGCGCAGAACCGACGCGTCGAGATCACCGTCGGCTGA
- a CDS encoding FKBP-type peptidyl-prolyl cis-trans isomerase, producing the protein MATKPEIDFPDGPAPAELVIEDVVVGDGAEAVPGGTVTVHYVGVEYDTGEEFDSSWNRNESIEFPLRGLIAGWQDGIPGMRVGGRRKLTIPPEKAYGPAGSGHRLSGKTLIFVIDLLAVR; encoded by the coding sequence GTGGCCACTAAACCCGAGATCGATTTTCCCGACGGTCCGGCGCCCGCCGAACTCGTCATCGAGGACGTCGTCGTCGGCGACGGCGCCGAGGCAGTGCCCGGCGGCACCGTGACGGTGCACTACGTCGGCGTCGAGTACGACACGGGCGAGGAGTTCGACAGCTCGTGGAACCGCAACGAATCCATCGAGTTCCCGCTGCGCGGCCTCATCGCGGGGTGGCAGGACGGCATCCCCGGAATGCGGGTCGGCGGTCGGCGGAAGCTGACCATTCCGCCCGAGAAGGCCTACGGTCCGGCCGGGTCGGGACACCGCCTGTCGGGCAAGACGTTGATCTTCGTGATCGACCTGCTCGCCGTCCGCTGA
- a CDS encoding DUF2630 family protein, with protein MATDPNTDSNILARVHELVAEEKELRAKLQHREIDETEEHRRLKALEVQLDQAWDLLRQRRALRESGQDPDQASVRPEDEVEGYLN; from the coding sequence GTGGCTACGGACCCGAACACCGACTCGAACATTCTCGCCCGCGTGCACGAACTCGTCGCCGAGGAGAAGGAACTGCGCGCGAAGCTGCAACACCGCGAGATCGACGAGACCGAGGAACATCGGCGCTTGAAGGCGCTCGAGGTGCAGCTCGACCAGGCCTGGGATCTGCTTCGCCAGCGGCGGGCCCTGCGCGAATCGGGCCAGGATCCCGACCAGGCCAGCGTCCGGCCCGAGGACGAGGTCGAGGGTTACCTGAACTGA
- a CDS encoding phytoene desaturase family protein, whose product MADDRFDAVIVGGGHNGLVAAGYLARAGLRVVVLERLDHVGGAAVSAQAFPGVAARLSRYSYLVSLLPPRITNDLGAHVRLARRRYSSYTPHPADGGRTGLLVGPGGDFDAIGAGADAAGFDAFYRRCRAVTQPLWPTLLEPLRTRSQARAHVLAGGDPDADAGWQSMLQQPIGKAIADAVTDDVVRGVMATDALIGTFARTDADSLVQNVCFLYHLLGQGTGEWDVPIGGMGAVSGALADAARAQGAEICTGAEVYAVDPGGSVHYRCDGEQRVAHGRFVLSNVTPTVLAGLLDESPPQSAPGSQVKVNLMLRRLPRLRDDAVTPEQAFGGTFHVNESLPQLDSAYDTALAGEIAAPLPCEIYCHSLSDPSILSEELRRAGAQTLTVFGLHTPHGIAAADPEAARTALTDAILASLNSVLAEPIQDVLLTDAHGRPCIETKTTADLEATLNMTAGHIFHGGLHWPFAEDDDPLDTPARRWGVATEHDRILLCGSGSRRGGAVSGVGGHNAAMAVLESG is encoded by the coding sequence GTGGCGGACGACCGGTTCGACGCCGTCATCGTCGGTGGCGGTCACAACGGTCTGGTGGCGGCGGGTTACCTGGCGCGGGCCGGTCTGCGGGTCGTCGTGCTCGAACGGCTCGACCACGTCGGCGGCGCTGCCGTCTCGGCGCAGGCCTTCCCCGGGGTGGCTGCCCGGCTCTCGCGCTACTCGTATCTGGTCAGTCTGCTGCCACCGCGCATCACCAACGATCTGGGCGCCCACGTCCGGCTCGCCCGGCGCCGGTACTCGTCCTACACGCCCCACCCGGCGGACGGCGGTCGCACCGGCCTGCTGGTCGGGCCCGGCGGTGACTTCGACGCCATCGGCGCGGGCGCCGACGCGGCCGGTTTCGACGCGTTCTACCGACGCTGCCGCGCCGTCACCCAGCCGCTGTGGCCGACTCTGCTGGAACCCCTTCGGACGCGGTCACAGGCCCGCGCGCACGTGCTGGCCGGCGGTGATCCCGACGCCGACGCCGGCTGGCAGTCGATGCTGCAGCAACCGATCGGCAAGGCGATCGCCGACGCCGTCACCGACGACGTGGTGCGCGGGGTGATGGCAACCGACGCGCTGATCGGCACCTTCGCCCGCACCGACGCCGACTCCCTGGTGCAGAACGTCTGCTTCCTCTACCACCTGCTCGGCCAGGGCACCGGCGAATGGGACGTGCCCATCGGCGGCATGGGCGCGGTCAGCGGTGCGCTCGCGGACGCGGCCCGTGCCCAGGGGGCCGAGATATGCACTGGCGCAGAGGTATACGCGGTCGATCCCGGTGGGTCGGTCCACTACCGATGCGACGGCGAGCAGCGCGTCGCCCACGGGCGGTTCGTGCTGTCCAACGTCACGCCCACGGTGCTGGCCGGGTTGCTCGACGAGTCCCCGCCGCAGAGTGCACCGGGGTCGCAGGTCAAGGTGAACCTGATGCTGAGACGACTGCCCCGGCTGCGCGACGACGCCGTCACCCCGGAACAGGCGTTCGGCGGCACATTCCACGTCAACGAGTCTCTGCCGCAACTGGATTCGGCGTACGACACGGCGCTCGCCGGTGAGATTGCCGCTCCGCTGCCGTGCGAGATCTATTGCCACTCCCTCAGCGACCCCTCCATCCTGTCCGAGGAGTTGCGTCGCGCGGGCGCGCAGACGCTCACGGTGTTCGGCCTGCACACCCCGCACGGCATCGCCGCCGCCGATCCGGAAGCTGCCAGGACCGCACTCACCGATGCCATCCTCGCATCACTGAATTCCGTTCTGGCCGAACCCATTCAGGACGTCCTGCTTACCGACGCGCACGGGCGGCCCTGTATCGAGACCAAGACCACCGCGGACCTGGAGGCCACGCTGAACATGACCGCGGGGCACATCTTCCACGGTGGGCTGCACTGGCCGTTCGCCGAGGACGACGATCCGCTGGACACGCCGGCCCGGCGCTGGGGGGTGGCCACCGAGCACGACCGCATCCTGCTCTGCGGTTCCGGGTCTCGACGCGGCGGCGCGGTGTCGGGCGTCGGCGGCCACAATGCCGCCATGGCGGTACTCGAAAGCGGTTAG
- a CDS encoding MarR family winged helix-turn-helix transcriptional regulator, whose product MPADTTADHRLADEVWRTMAAVVFDNRDAWKRDVIDTTGLPFSRVRVLRRLAKRAMTATEIAEAATMDAPATSVAVNDLEDRGLVVRTAHPTNRRCKVISLTDAGRRVVATIEGIDDPAPEPFTALSASELETLRTILAKLTGN is encoded by the coding sequence ATGCCGGCTGACACCACCGCCGATCATCGGCTCGCCGACGAGGTCTGGCGGACGATGGCCGCGGTGGTCTTCGACAACCGCGACGCGTGGAAGCGCGACGTCATCGACACCACCGGGCTGCCGTTCAGCAGGGTCAGGGTGTTGCGCCGGCTCGCCAAGCGCGCGATGACGGCCACCGAGATCGCGGAGGCCGCAACGATGGATGCGCCGGCCACCAGCGTGGCGGTCAACGATCTCGAGGACCGCGGCCTCGTCGTGCGGACGGCGCATCCGACGAACCGACGGTGCAAGGTGATCTCGCTGACCGACGCTGGTCGTCGCGTCGTGGCCACGATCGAGGGGATCGACGACCCGGCGCCCGAGCCGTTCACCGCGCTGAGCGCCTCCGAACTGGAGACGCTTCGAACGATCCTGGCGAAACTGACTGGGAACTAA